A region of Esox lucius isolate fEsoLuc1 chromosome 3, fEsoLuc1.pri, whole genome shotgun sequence DNA encodes the following proteins:
- the penka gene encoding proenkephalin a, which yields MAVPRNSIWMLVLCAYFTLTVRADCGKDCAFCVYRLLGRNTAITTLSCSIECDGNLDATKIHLCRDVLLEEERDSVDQPEEVSGKHQNLAKRYGGFMKRYGGFMNRRNLPTEEGGAPDGENRPVAEEEDIRLEILKILNAEAGDGDREEAMGYGGFIRNDGDLGALNGPGRPLKKRYGGFMRRVGRPEWVETPKIQQGPMKRTWEAGESPLDQIQKRYGGFMG from the exons ATGGCGGTGCCGAGGAACTCAATATGGATGCTGGTACTCTGTGCGTATTTTACACTCACTGTGAGAGCGGACTGCGGGAAGGACTGTGCGTTCTGCGTCTATCGTCTACTGGGGCGAAATACGGCGATTACGACTCTG TCATGCTCTATAGAATGTGACGGCAACCTGGACGCCACAAAAATCCACCTCTGCCGAGATGTCCTTTTGGAGGAGGAGCGTGACAGTGTAGACCAACCGGAAGAGGTATCTGGCAAGCATCAGAACCTGGCCAAGAGGTATGGTGGCTTCATGAAGCGCTATGGCGGGTTCATGAACCGACGAAACCTGCCaacagaggagggaggagcaCCTGATGGAGAGAATCGCCCAGTTGCAGAGGAAGAGGACATCCGTCTGGAGATCCTGAAGATCCTGAATGCAGAGGCTGGGGATGGGGACAGGGAGGAGGCCATGGGCTATGGGGGATTCATTAGGAATGATGGGGACTTGGGAGCCCTTAATGGGCCAGGCAGGCCATTGAAAAAGCGTTATGGGGGCTTTATGAGGAGGGTGGGGAGGCCAGAATGGGTCGAAACCCCCAAGATCCAGCAAGGGCCCATGAAACGCACATGGGAAGCGGGTGAGTCCCCCCTGGATCAGATACAGAAAAGATATGGAGGATTCATGGGCTAG